The following DNA comes from Marichromatium purpuratum 984.
GCGGATGCGCGACTCGAAGCCAAGACGGATCAGACCGGCGGCGGCGAGGATGATGGCGTCATACTGACCACCGTCGAGCTTGGCCAGACGAGTGTTGACGTTGCCGCGCAGCGGTTCGATCTGGAGGTCGGGACGACGATCGGCAAGCTGGCACTCGCGACGCAGGCTCGAGGTGCCGACCACCGCGCCCTCGGGCAGGTCGGCGAGGCCCTCGTAGTTGTTGGAGACGAAGGCGTCGTAGGGGTTCTCGCGCTCCATGATCACCGCCAGGTGCAGCCCCTCGGGGAACTCGACCGGCACGTCCTTCATCGAGTGCACCGCGATATCGGCCGTCCCCTCGAGCATCCCCTGTTCCAGCTCCTTGACGAACAGCCCCTTGCCACCGACCTTCGACAACGGCGAGTCGAGCAGCTGGTCGCCCTTGGTGGTCATGCCCACGATCTCGACCTCGAGACCGGGGTGGAGCGACTTGAGCAGCGCCGCGGTGTGCTCGGCCTGCCACATGGCCAGGGGGGATTTGCGGGTGGCGATACGGATGCAATTCGACATGTTCGGTCCTGAGGACTAGAGCTTTGATGGATAGCGCCGTCGCCCGCCGGGCGATGCGCGGACGGCGCATGATTGTGTCACAGCGAGGCGGCTCGGCACAGTGACGCTCTCACCCTCGCGGTGCGACTGCGATGATCCCTGTCAATTGGGACGTGAACGAGTCGGCTCGGGCAACAGCTGGCGAAAGGTCTCGGGCACCGGGTCGGCCTCGGCATGCAACCAGTGCGGCCAGGCCCCGAACCCGGGGTGGGCGGGGATGGCGATCAGCGCACTCGAGCGGGTCGTGAAACCGTCGGCGCGACACTGCACCATCGCCGCCTCGGGCGCCAGACCCGCCAGCGGCTCGCGCCCGGCGAGCAGTCGCTGCCAGTCGTCCCAGTCGCCGCGCGCCGGATCCGGCGGCTCGGCATCGCGAAACCGCGACAGCTGTGCGGCGATGCGCGGATCGCCCGGATCGTCGAGTTCACCGGCGCAGAGCATGTGCAGTCCGGCCGGGATCGGCGTGACCTCGATCCTGCCATCGCCGTCATGGCGCAGCCAATGGGCCGCGCGCGGATCGGCGACGACCAGGTTGAAGGGGCGATAGGCCGCGGGATGGAGGTCGGCGAGCGCCTCGGCGGCGGCATCGGCCTCGGCGTGATCGAGCGCCTCGAGCACCAGCTCGCCACGGCTGCGCTTGCCCGGAGCCGGACCGAGACTGGCACGGCGATCGAGCACCGCCGCCGCCAGACCATGATCGTTGACCCCCAGCCAGCTGCCCTCGCCGACCAGGTCGAGTCCGGCGAACACCTCGGGACGATCCGGCCAATGCCGTGCGGGCGCACGCGCCGGGCGCGCTCGCTGCTCGTCACGGTTGGCACCGAGCAGCAGCGGCCAGTCCTCGCCGGGACGGCGCAACATCACCAGAGTACACACTCAACGGCCCTCCTTCACTTTCTGCCGGGCTCGCCGGATGCGCCGCGCGAGCACCTCGGCAAGCATCTTGAACGCCTTGCGCTGGGCCAATTGGTTGGCGCTGCGAGGCGCGCGCAACAGTTCCAGACGCGCCTGAAAGTAGGCCAGATCGGCCTCGAGACGCGCGATCTGGAGGCGGCGCCGATGCCGCGTCTGTGTCTGAGCATCGGGTTTTCGATACGCCATCTCGCACCAGGCTCCGGGCAGGGACTCGGGGTCCCGCCGTCAAAGAGTCGTGTTCACCGGCTCCGGTGATATGGTATTAGGGGGATGTGGGAAGCATCTTCCGTGAGACATGTCCGACCGGGGGCTGGCGAGGACCTCGGAGCGGGTCCCGAGACGCACAGCGCCCACGGCTTCCATGTATCACGGACCTCGGAGCGGCCTCGGCCGCGGCTGTCTGGCACCCCGCGACCCAGAACGTCACCGACCCGACGACACGCCGTGGCTGACGCGGCGGCGTGCTCGAGGCGTCGCCATTGCGGAGCCACTCAGGAACCGGCTTCGACTCAGGACCATTCTATCAAAGGCGGATCAAGACACAGCATGAGCGCAATCCTAGAACTGTTCCGGAGTTCCGGCGCGCTTTATGGAGGCAACGCGGCCTTCATCGAGGATCTCTACGAACGCTATCTGCAAGACCCCGAGAGCGTCGACCTGGCCTGGCGGGAGCGCTTCGACGCCATGCGCAAGGAGGCCGCCAACGAGGTCCCGCACGGACCGGTGCGCGAGAACTTCCTGCGTCTGGCGCAGGAGAGTCGTTCACGCGCGCGCACCCGCTCGATCGAGCACCTGGAACCGGCTGCCGCCGAGAAACAGTACGCGGTGCTCAGCCTGATCAACGGCTACCGCTACCGCGGCCATCAGGTCGCCGACCTCGACCCGATCACCCTGCGCGAGCAGCGGCGCATCGCCGATCTCGATCCTGCCTATCACAATCTCGACCAGGGCGACATGGATCAGGTGTTCCACACCGGGTCGCTCTATGCCCCCGACCGCATGCCGCTGCGCGACATCCTCGAGATGCTCGAGCAGATCTACTGCGGCACCGTCGGCTCGGAGTACATGCACATCACCAACACCCTCGAGAAACGCTGGATCCAGAAGCGTCTCGAGGGCTATCGCGCCACCCCCGAGCTCAACACCCAGGAGCGGCGCTGGCTGCTCACCCTGCTCACCGCCGCCGAGGGCATCGAGCAGTATCTGCATCAGCGCTATGTCGGCCAGAAGCGCTTCTCGCTCGAGGGCGGCGACGCGCTCATCCCGCTGCTCGACGAGCTGATCCAGCGCGCCGGGCGCAAGGGCCAGAAGGAGGTGGTCATCGGCATGGCCCACCGCGGCCGGCTCAACGTGCTCACCAACATCTTCGGCAAGCCGCCGCAGGACATCTTCGCCGAGTTCGAGGGCCGGGTGGCGATGGACTCGCGCAAGATGGCCGGCGACGTCAAATACCACATGGGCTTCGCCACCGACATCGACACCCCCGGCGGCATCGTCCACCTGGTGCTCGGCTTCAACCCCTCGCACCTGGAGATCATCAACCCGGTGATCGAGGGCTCGGTGCGCGCGCGCCAGCGCCGCCGTCGCGATCGCACCGGCGATCAGGTGCTGCCGGTACTGATCCATGGTGATGCCGCCTTCGCCGGTCAGGGCGTGGTGATGGAGACGCTGCAGCTGTCGCAGACGCGCAGCTACGCCACCGGCGGCACCGTGCACATCGTCATCAACAACCAGATCGGCTTCACCACCAGCCACCCACTCGACACCCGCTCGACGCTCTACTGCACCGATGTCGCCAAGATGGTCCAGGCGCCGGTGTTCCACGTCAACGGCGACGACCCCGAGGCGGTGATCTTCGTCACCCGCATGGCGCTCGACTTCCGCAACCAGTTCCACAAGGACGTCATCATCGATCTGGTCTGCTACCGTCGTCTCGGTCACAACGAGGCCGACGAGCCGGCAGTCACCCAGCCGATGATGTATCAGAAGATCCGTCAGCACCCCACCCCGCGCGCGGTCTATGCCGAGCGCCTGATCGGCGACAGCGTGATCGAGCGCGAGGAGGCCGAGGCCATGGTCGCCGACTACCGTGACTCCATGGAACAAGGCGCGGTGGTCGCCCGCCCGGTGCTCTGCGGGCTCGATCACGCCCACCGGGTCGACTGGCACTTCTGTCGCGACCAGCACTGGGAGCAGGATGTCGACACCGGGGTGCCGATCGAGCAGCTGCGCGCACTCGCCGAGCGTCTGCTCGCCGTCCCCGAGGGTTTCAAGCTCCACCCGCGAGTGGCCAAGCTGTGGGACGAACGGCGCAAGATGGCCCAGGGCGATCAGCTCGCCAACTGGGGTTTTGCCGAGAACCTCGCCTACGCCAGCCTGCTCGACGCCGGCACCCCGGTGCGTCTCTCCGGCCAGGACGCCGGGCGCGGCACCTTCTTCCACCGTCACGCCAAGATCCACGACCAGCACAGTGGCGAGTCCTACACCCCGCTGCAACACCTCGGCCCCAACCAGGGCGCCTTCATCGCCATCGACTCGATCCTCTCCGAGGAGGCGGTGCTCGGCTACGAGTACGGCTTCGCCACCGCCGAGCCGCACGCGTTGACGCTGTGGGAGGCGCAGTTCGGCGACTTCGCCAACGGCGCCCAGGTGGTCATCGACCAGTTCATCACCTCGGCCGAGACCAAGTGGGGACTGCTCTGTGGATTGGTGATGCTGCTCCCGCACGGGCTCGAGGGCCAGGGTGCGGAGCACTCCTCGGGCCGGCTCGAACGCTTCCTCCAGCTCTGCGCCGAACACAACATCCAGGTCTGCACCCCGACCACCCCGGCGCAGATCTTCCACCTGCTGCGCCGTCAGATCGTCCGCGACTATCGCAAGCCGCTGGTGGTGATGACCCCCAAGAGCCTGCTGCGCCATCGTCTCGCCGGCTCCTCGCTCGAGGAACTGGCCAGCGGCCAGTTCCAGCCGCTGCTGCCCGAGGTCGACACGATCGACCCGGCCGAGGTCGAGCGCGTGGTGTTCTGCAGCGGCAAGGTCTACTACGACCTGCTCGAGGCGCGTCGCGCGCGTGGCCTGGGCAATGTTGCCATCGTCCGCATCGAGCAGCTCTACCCCTTCCCCAAGCGTCAGTTCGCCGAGGTGATCGAGACCTACGCGCATACCGAAGAGATCGTCTGGTGTCAGGAGGAGCCGCAGAACCAGGGCGCCTGGGACCAGATCAAGCACCGCTTCCACTGTCTGATCCAGGACGGCAAGCGCCCCTACTACGTGGGACGCCCGGCCTCCGCCGCCCCCGCGGTCGGCCATCGCGCGGCCCATGTCGAGCAGCACGAGCGCCTGATCGACGAGGCGCTGAGCGGTCGTTTCAACCCGAGCATGAACAGAAGGATCCCGCCACAATGAGTGAAGTCCGCGTACCCGCCCTCCCCGAGTCCGTCGCCGACGCCACTGTGCTGACCTGGCACAAGCAGCCCGGCGAGCGCGTCTCACGGGCAGAGACCCTGGTCGACCTGGAGACCGACAAGGTGGTGCTCGAGGTCCCGGCGCCGGCGGACGGCGTCCTGGGCGAGATCAAGGCCAAGGAGGGTGAGCTGGTCACCTTCGACACCGTCCTCGCAGTGATCGCCGAAGGCGCCGCACCGAGCGCGCCGGCAGCCCCCAAGACGGCGCCGGCCAAGTCGGCCCCAGCGGCGCCGACTCGCCAGACGCCTCCGGCCGCCGCGCCGGAGCCGGCGCCCGCGCACGAGCCGATCATCACCCCGGCGGCGCGCCGACTGGTCAAGGAGATGGCGCTCGACCCCAGCCAGATCCACGGCAGCGGCAAGGACGGCCGGGTGCAGAAGGCCGATGTCATCGCCTTCCTCGACGAGCGCGAGCGCCAGGCCCCGGAGGCCACCGACGAGCACCTGCTCGAGCAGCAGGCGCCGGCCTCGCCGAGCCTCACCGGCGAGGCCGGACGTCCCGAGCAACGCGTGCCAATGACCCGACTGCGCGCGCGCATCGCCGAGCGGCTGCTCGAGGCGCAGCGCAACGCCGCCATGCTGACCACCTTCAACGAGGTCAACCTGTCGGCGCTGATGACCCTGCGCAAGCGCTACAAGGACCGCTTCGAGGAGCAGCACGGAGTGCGGCTCGGGCTGATGTCGTTCTTCGTCAAGGCCACGGTCGAAGCGCTCAAGCGCTACCCGGTGCTCAACGCCACCGTCGACGGCGAGGACATCCTCTACCACGGCTATTACGACATCGGTATCGCGGTCAGCTCGCCGCGCGGTCTGGTGGTGCCGATCCTGCGCAACTGCGACCAGCTCACCATGGCCGACATCGAGGGCGGCATCGCCGAGTTCGCCACCAAGGCCGAGAGCGGCTCGTTGAGCTACGAGGAGCTGACCGGCGGCACCTTCTCGATCACCAACGGTGGGGTGTTCGGCTCGATGCTCTCGACGCCGATCCTCAATCCGCCGCAGAGCGGCATCCTCGGCATGCACAAGATCCAGGAGCGCCCGGTGGTGGAGAACGGCGAGATCGTCATCGCGCCGATGATGTATCTGGCCCTCACCTACGACCACCGCATCATCGACGGCCGCGAGGCGGTGCAGTTCCTGGTCGCGATCAAGGAGCTGCTCGAGGACCCGGCCTTGCTGTTGCTCGGGGTCTGACCCCAAAGCGCGCCCAGCACCGGGCGCGCAATCACGTCACTGCACGCCCCCCGCCCCGAGGGGGCGCGCTACTCCTCCAGCTCCCGTCCCCAGCGCTCGAGCAGATCGTGCTCGACACCGAGATGATCGAGCACCCGCGCCACCATGAAGTCGACCAGCGCCTCGACGCGCTGCGGACGGTGATAGAAACCGGGGCTGGCGGGCATGATCACCACCCCGTTGCGCGACAGGCTGAGCATGTTCTCCAGGTGGATGCTGGTATAGGGCGTCTCGCGCACCACCAGGATCAGCTTGCGCCGCTCCTTCATCGCGACATCGGCGGCGCGGTCGATCAGACAGTTGGAGATGCCGGCGGCGAGATTGGCGAGGGTCCCCGTGGTGCAAGGACAGACCACCATCGCATCGGGCGGGTTGGAACCGCTGGCCACCGGCGCCGTCCACTGCTGACGACCGAACACCCGCAGCTGACCGACCTCGGCATCGAAGCGATCGCTGAAGAAGCGCTCGGCCTCGGCCGGTCGCGAGGGCACCTCCAGCCCCAGCTCCATCTGCAGCACCACCTGTGCCGCCTGCGAGACCATCACATAGACGCGCATCCCGGCGCCGACCAGGGTCTCGATCAGACGCAGCCCGTACTGCGCCCCCGAGGCACCGGTCAGCGCCACCGCGACGGTCTGCGGCCATTGGCTCGGAACATGGGTCATCGATGCATCTTCCCGTGATTGACTGAGTGGTTGCCGTGCGCTGGAAGTGGTCACGACGCGCGGGCACGCCCGAGGGCATCGAGCAGACGCTGGTGGATCCCACCGAAACCGCCGTTGCTCATCACCAGCACCTGATCGCCGGGGCGCGCCTCGGCACCCACTCGCGCGACGATCGCCGCGACCGAATCGAGTACCGCGCCGCGCTCGCCGAGCCCGGCGAAGACCGCGCCGGCGTCCCAGCCGAGATCGGCCGGGGCGTGCACATAGACGCGATCGGCGGCGGCCAGCGAGTCGACCAGGGCGGCGTTGTGCACCCCCAGGCGCATGGTGTTGGAGCGCGGTTCGAGCACCGCGAGGATGCGCGCCGCGCCGACCTGCTGGCGCAACCCGTCGAGGGTGGTGGCGATCGCCGTCGGGTGATGGGCGAAGTCGTCGAACACCCGCACCCCGCCGACCTCGCCGCGCAGCTCCATGCGCCGCTTCACCCCGCCGAAGCGGCTCAGCGCCGCCAGCGCCTGCGCCGGGACCACCCCGGCGTGACGCGCCGCAGCGATCACCGCCAGGGCGTTGTCGACGTTGTGCCGACCGGTCAGCGCCCAGTCGACCTCGCCGACCGGCTGCCCGTGATGGAACACGCCGAAGCGCGAACCGTCGGCCGCGAGCAGCTCGGCGCGCCACTCGCCGTCGCCGCCGAAGCGCGCGGTCGGTGTCCAGCAGCCCATCCCCAGCACCGTCTCGAGCGCGGCGTCGCCGTCCGGGCGGAGGATCAGGCCGGTGCCGGGTACGGTGCGCACCAGATGGTGGAACTGACGCTGGATCTGCCCGAGATCGTCGAAGATGTCGGCATGATCGAACTCGAGATTGTTGAGGATCAGGGTACGCGGTCCGTAGTGGACGAACTTCGAGCGCTTGTCGAAGAAGGCAGTGTCGTACTCATCGGCCTCGACGACGAAGAAGGGCGACTCACCGAGTTGCGCCGAGACGTCGAAGTCGCGCGGCACCCCACCGATGAGGAACCCCGGAGCGAGCCCCGCCTCCTCCAACACCCAGGCGAGCATGCTCGCGGTGGTGGTCTTGCCGTGGGTGCCGGCCACCGCCAGCACCCAGCGTTCGCGCAGCAGGTGCTCGCGCAGCCACTCGGGGCCGGAGCAGTAAGGCAAGCCACGATCGAGCATCGCCTCCACCGCGGGGATGCCGCGCCGCATCGCGTTGCCGACCACCACCACGTCGGGGGCGGGATCGAGGTGCGCGGCGTCATAGCCCTCCATCAGCTCGATCCCGGCCGCCTCGAGCTGGGTGCTCATCGGCGGATAGACATTGGCATCGGAGCCGGTCACCCGGTGACCGAGGGCGCGCGCGAGCTGCGCCACCCCGCCCATGAAGGTGCCGCAGATACCGAGGATGTGCAGATGCATGCGAGACGATTCTCCCGAACGACGAGGACGCGGGCCGCGCCGGCCCGCACGAGGATTCAGCGGTAACGGCGCTCAGCCGCCGCCGAACAGCGCGCCGATCAGCGCCACCGCGAACAGCTCGAAGGCCAGCGCGACGGCCACCCCCTGACCGAGGCCGATGACGAAGGCGTGGCGCAGGATGTGCCCGGTCACCACCAGGCTCCACACCACCAGGGCGAGGAACAGCAGGGCGCCGAGCGCGGCCAGCTCGGTCTCGCGACCATCGGTCGGCTGCAACCCCAGTGGCACCAGCGCGAGCAACCCGAGCAACGCGCCGGTACCGAGCAGCGCAGTCGCCGTCTGCAGGAAACGTCGGGGATGGCGCATCGTGCTCAACGCGACATAGAGCACGGCCAGGGTCAGCGCGATCTCGGCCAGCGCCTGCAGCAGACTCGGCCACCAGGCGATCCCCGCCGAGACTCCCACCAGCACTCCGGCCAACAGATCGGCCAGCAACACGACAACGAACAAGGCTTCCGAGGCCGGGAGCTGCTGCGGCGTGCGACGCAGCCAGCACAGCTCGGCGAAGAACATGATTAGGGCCTGCACGACGATCACCTGCAGCGGGACATGGCGCCAATGATAACCGCCGGGACCACGCCCATCGCAAGTTCAGGCCACAGGAATCAAACCGCAAAGACGCCAAGGTCGCGAAGGAGAGAAGAGCCTTCAGCCGCCAATAGCTGCCTGCCCTCGAGCACCGGCGCCGGAAACACACGCTCACCGCTAGCCGACAACTGATGGAAATTGGCACGATCTTCGAGGTCGCCCACCCACTGGCGACAGGAAGCTGATCGCTGGCTGCTCGATCCCCTTTGCGCCCTTCGTGTCTTCGCGGTTCAATCCTGGCGGCTCAACGCCGCGCCAGCGCGATGCCGAGGACGAGCATCAGCGCGGCGAGGACGACGACCGAGGCGTTGCCGAGGCGCGCGAAGGGGGTGGCGCCGACGCGCGGCTGGATCTCGGCGCTGGCGCCACCGCGCACGAAGGCCGGGACGCGCTCGATCACCCGGCCCCGATGGTCGATGATCGCCGAGATCCCGGTATTGGTCGCGCGCAGCAGGTCGCGCCCGCTCTCGAGGGCGCGGGCGCGGGCGATCTGCAGATGTTGATGAGGCGCGAGCGAGTCGCCGAACCAGGCGTCGTTGCTGACGTTGATCAGATAGCGCGCCTCGGGCAGCGCCTCGATCAGCTCGGCGCCGAAGGCATCTTCGTAGCAGATCGAGGCACCGACCGGATGGGCACCGACCTGGAGCAGCGGGCGCGCCGCCTCGCCGCGACTGAAGTCCGACATCGGCACCTCGAACCAGGCGATCAGCGGCCCCAGCCAGGCCTTGAACGGCAGGAACTCGCCAAAGGGCACCAGATTTCGCTTGAAGTAGCGATCCTCGACGCTACCGATGGCGAGCAACGCGTTGTAGTAACGACCACCGCCGGGTTCGCGCACCGGGACGCCGAGCACGATCTCGGTGCCGGTCTCTCTCGCGCGCGCGGCCAGCGGGTCGATCAGGGGCGCGCGCAACACATCGAGAAAATCGGGCAGCGCGGTCTCCGGCCACACCACCACGTCGGCGTCGAGATGATCGCGGGTGAGTTCGAGATAGGCGCGCACCGTCGCCGGTCCCGTCTCCGGGTTCCACTTGATCGCCTGCGGGATGTTGGCCTGGACCACGCTCGCGCGCAGCGGCGCGCCCTCGGGCTGGGTCCAGTCGAGCTGCGCCAGCGTCCAGCCACCGCCCCAGAGCGCGACCAACGCCGTCAGCGCCAGCGCCCGCCCCCGGCCCCGCGCACGCCGCACCGACCACCACAGCAGTCCGGCCGAGAGCGCCACCACCAGCGAGGCGCCATGGACGCCGACGAGCGGCAGCCAACCGGCCAGTGGTCCGTCGATCTGCCCGTAGCCGAGCGCGAGCCAGGGGAAGCCGGTGAACAGCCAACCGCGCAGCCATTCGAGCAGCACATAGAGCGCCGGGAAGCAGAGCAGCGCGCCCACCCGGCCCGGCCCGGCGGCCAGTCGTCGCAATGCCCAGCCGAGTACGCCGTAGTAGAGCGCCATCGCGGCGACGAAGACCAGGGTCAGCAGATGCGCCACCGGCGTCGGCATGTTGCCGAACTCGTTGAGGCTGATGCGGATCCAGAACACCCCGAACCCCATCAGTCCGACGCCGAACAGCCAGCCGCGCCAGAAACCGGCGCGCGGCGTCGCCCCCTCCAGCGCCAGCAGCAGCAGCGCCAGGGCGAGCACCGCGAGCGGAAAGCCCCCGAAGGGCGCGAAGCTCGGCACCGCCAGGGCACCGGCGAGGAAGGCGATCAGGGCTGACCTGCGCGAGGGCGGGAGAACTGACGACAGAGACATGGCGGTCGATCCGATGACAGCGGCAGACCGGGCGGGTTCTATCAGCCCCCTCCGACCCGGTCAACCGTCAGTCACGCCCACCACCGTTGCGACAGCGCGCAATATCGACCTGCATGGGACCGAACGCAGCGGGCACGCAGCGGCTCTCGACCTGATCGAAACCGGCGGCGAACAGCGCCTCGACCAGAACGCCGCGATCGAACGACAGGTCCTGTCCGCGCAACGCCGGCAGCAGCCGCCCGACGACGTGCGCCTCGGGCGCGGTGCGCGCGCCTTCCAGCCCCTCGTGATAACTGACGAAGACCCCGCCGGGTGCCAGCGATCGCCGCACCCGACGCAGCAACGTGACCACATCGGGCGCGGCATAGTAGAGGGTCATGGCGCTCCACACGAGATCATGGCCCTCACCCAGCGCGTCGTGGTTGTAGTCGCCACCACGGGTCTCGACCCGCGCCGCCGCCGCACCCGCCTCGGCCAGCGCGGCGCTGATATGAGGGATGTTCCCGGGCAGATCGAACAGGGTCACCCGCAACCGCTCGGCACGCTCGGCCAGCGCCAGCCCCAACACCTCGGAGCCGGCCCCCAGGTCGAGCACCCGGCGCAGACGCGGCCACTCCGGCAACGCGGTGATCACCGCCAGCATCTCCTCGGCCCCGAGGGCACGATGGAAGGCACGCAGTCCGGCCACGCCACGCGCCCAATAGTCCGGGTCGGTCAGATCGGGCATCGCCGTGTCCGCCGGCGCGGCACCGGCGCGCAACAGCGCCGCCAGCCGATCGAGCCCTTGGTGGCGCAGTCGCGCCATGCCGAGCAGCATGGCGCGCATGCAGCGCGGCGAGGCATCGTGCAGATAGGGCGCGCTCGCCGTCGTCAGCGCATAGCGCCCGCCCGCCTTGTCGAGCAGTCCCATGGCGCACAGCGCATCGAGCACCAACGTGACGCGGGTCGGGTCGAGCCCCAGCTCGGTGGCCAGCGCGGCGCCATCGCGCGGGCTCTCGAGCCGCGCGAACAGCCCCAGCTCGAACCCGCAGGCGACCAGCTGCCAACGGATCGGTCCCTGCAGCAGATCGCAGAGCATGGCGGCGACGGCGGATGACGACATCGATCGTGAATCCTTCATGTCGCTCACCAAGCCATGCCGACGCGCAACCCGATGGTGCGCGGCTCGCCGTCCTCGACCAGCACGCCGCGCGGCACCGCGAGCGCACGCTCGTAGACCGCCTCGTCGAACAGGTTACGGCCCCAGAGCGCGATCGAGAGGTCCTTCCAGCGATAGCCGATCTCGGCATCGACCCGCAGCGCCGCGTCCTGGCGAACCTGGTTACGGACATCGAAATAATAGGGGCCGGAGCCGCGTGTCCGCAGCTCGGCGAACACCCCGTCG
Coding sequences within:
- the hemC gene encoding hydroxymethylbilane synthase, with the protein product MSNCIRIATRKSPLAMWQAEHTAALLKSLHPGLEVEIVGMTTKGDQLLDSPLSKVGGKGLFVKELEQGMLEGTADIAVHSMKDVPVEFPEGLHLAVIMERENPYDAFVSNNYEGLADLPEGAVVGTSSLRRECQLADRRPDLQIEPLRGNVNTRLAKLDGGQYDAIILAAAGLIRLGFESRIRSCIDPVDSLPAIGQGAIGIECRIDDQRVHDLIAPLAHRDTTDRVLAERAMNARLNGGCQVPIGGHAVLDGDQLTIKGLVGTTDGKRILRAEATGPRAEAEAIGLRVAEDLLGQGAGEILAALHESH
- a CDS encoding NRDE family protein, with the translated sequence MCTLVMLRRPGEDWPLLLGANRDEQRARPARAPARHWPDRPEVFAGLDLVGEGSWLGVNDHGLAAAVLDRRASLGPAPGKRSRGELVLEALDHAEADAAAEALADLHPAAYRPFNLVVADPRAAHWLRHDGDGRIEVTPIPAGLHMLCAGELDDPGDPRIAAQLSRFRDAEPPDPARGDWDDWQRLLAGREPLAGLAPEAAMVQCRADGFTTRSSALIAIPAHPGFGAWPHWLHAEADPVPETFRQLLPEPTRSRPN
- a CDS encoding 2-oxoglutarate dehydrogenase E1 component; its protein translation is MSAILELFRSSGALYGGNAAFIEDLYERYLQDPESVDLAWRERFDAMRKEAANEVPHGPVRENFLRLAQESRSRARTRSIEHLEPAAAEKQYAVLSLINGYRYRGHQVADLDPITLREQRRIADLDPAYHNLDQGDMDQVFHTGSLYAPDRMPLRDILEMLEQIYCGTVGSEYMHITNTLEKRWIQKRLEGYRATPELNTQERRWLLTLLTAAEGIEQYLHQRYVGQKRFSLEGGDALIPLLDELIQRAGRKGQKEVVIGMAHRGRLNVLTNIFGKPPQDIFAEFEGRVAMDSRKMAGDVKYHMGFATDIDTPGGIVHLVLGFNPSHLEIINPVIEGSVRARQRRRRDRTGDQVLPVLIHGDAAFAGQGVVMETLQLSQTRSYATGGTVHIVINNQIGFTTSHPLDTRSTLYCTDVAKMVQAPVFHVNGDDPEAVIFVTRMALDFRNQFHKDVIIDLVCYRRLGHNEADEPAVTQPMMYQKIRQHPTPRAVYAERLIGDSVIEREEAEAMVADYRDSMEQGAVVARPVLCGLDHAHRVDWHFCRDQHWEQDVDTGVPIEQLRALAERLLAVPEGFKLHPRVAKLWDERRKMAQGDQLANWGFAENLAYASLLDAGTPVRLSGQDAGRGTFFHRHAKIHDQHSGESYTPLQHLGPNQGAFIAIDSILSEEAVLGYEYGFATAEPHALTLWEAQFGDFANGAQVVIDQFITSAETKWGLLCGLVMLLPHGLEGQGAEHSSGRLERFLQLCAEHNIQVCTPTTPAQIFHLLRRQIVRDYRKPLVVMTPKSLLRHRLAGSSLEELASGQFQPLLPEVDTIDPAEVERVVFCSGKVYYDLLEARRARGLGNVAIVRIEQLYPFPKRQFAEVIETYAHTEEIVWCQEEPQNQGAWDQIKHRFHCLIQDGKRPYYVGRPASAAPAVGHRAAHVEQHERLIDEALSGRFNPSMNRRIPPQ
- the odhB gene encoding 2-oxoglutarate dehydrogenase complex dihydrolipoyllysine-residue succinyltransferase — encoded protein: MSEVRVPALPESVADATVLTWHKQPGERVSRAETLVDLETDKVVLEVPAPADGVLGEIKAKEGELVTFDTVLAVIAEGAAPSAPAAPKTAPAKSAPAAPTRQTPPAAAPEPAPAHEPIITPAARRLVKEMALDPSQIHGSGKDGRVQKADVIAFLDERERQAPEATDEHLLEQQAPASPSLTGEAGRPEQRVPMTRLRARIAERLLEAQRNAAMLTTFNEVNLSALMTLRKRYKDRFEEQHGVRLGLMSFFVKATVEALKRYPVLNATVDGEDILYHGYYDIGIAVSSPRGLVVPILRNCDQLTMADIEGGIAEFATKAESGSLSYEELTGGTFSITNGGVFGSMLSTPILNPPQSGILGMHKIQERPVVENGEIVIAPMMYLALTYDHRIIDGREAVQFLVAIKELLEDPALLLLGV
- a CDS encoding flavin prenyltransferase UbiX, translating into MTHVPSQWPQTVAVALTGASGAQYGLRLIETLVGAGMRVYVMVSQAAQVVLQMELGLEVPSRPAEAERFFSDRFDAEVGQLRVFGRQQWTAPVASGSNPPDAMVVCPCTTGTLANLAAGISNCLIDRAADVAMKERRKLILVVRETPYTSIHLENMLSLSRNGVVIMPASPGFYHRPQRVEALVDFMVARVLDHLGVEHDLLERWGRELEE
- the mpl gene encoding UDP-N-acetylmuramate:L-alanyl-gamma-D-glutamyl-meso-diaminopimelate ligase, with amino-acid sequence MHLHILGICGTFMGGVAQLARALGHRVTGSDANVYPPMSTQLEAAGIELMEGYDAAHLDPAPDVVVVGNAMRRGIPAVEAMLDRGLPYCSGPEWLREHLLRERWVLAVAGTHGKTTTASMLAWVLEEAGLAPGFLIGGVPRDFDVSAQLGESPFFVVEADEYDTAFFDKRSKFVHYGPRTLILNNLEFDHADIFDDLGQIQRQFHHLVRTVPGTGLILRPDGDAALETVLGMGCWTPTARFGGDGEWRAELLAADGSRFGVFHHGQPVGEVDWALTGRHNVDNALAVIAAARHAGVVPAQALAALSRFGGVKRRMELRGEVGGVRVFDDFAHHPTAIATTLDGLRQQVGAARILAVLEPRSNTMRLGVHNAALVDSLAAADRVYVHAPADLGWDAGAVFAGLGERGAVLDSVAAIVARVGAEARPGDQVLVMSNGGFGGIHQRLLDALGRARAS
- the lnt gene encoding apolipoprotein N-acyltransferase, coding for MSLSSVLPPSRRSALIAFLAGALAVPSFAPFGGFPLAVLALALLLLALEGATPRAGFWRGWLFGVGLMGFGVFWIRISLNEFGNMPTPVAHLLTLVFVAAMALYYGVLGWALRRLAAGPGRVGALLCFPALYVLLEWLRGWLFTGFPWLALGYGQIDGPLAGWLPLVGVHGASLVVALSAGLLWWSVRRARGRGRALALTALVALWGGGWTLAQLDWTQPEGAPLRASVVQANIPQAIKWNPETGPATVRAYLELTRDHLDADVVVWPETALPDFLDVLRAPLIDPLAARARETGTEIVLGVPVREPGGGRYYNALLAIGSVEDRYFKRNLVPFGEFLPFKAWLGPLIAWFEVPMSDFSRGEAARPLLQVGAHPVGASICYEDAFGAELIEALPEARYLINVSNDAWFGDSLAPHQHLQIARARALESGRDLLRATNTGISAIIDHRGRVIERVPAFVRGGASAEIQPRVGATPFARLGNASVVVLAALMLVLGIALARR